One genomic window of Mycteria americana isolate JAX WOST 10 ecotype Jacksonville Zoo and Gardens chromosome 6, USCA_MyAme_1.0, whole genome shotgun sequence includes the following:
- the DMXL2 gene encoding dmX-like protein 2 isoform X5: protein MHLHQVLTGAVNPGDNCYSVGSVEDIPFTAYGSGCDIVILANDFECVQIIPGAKHGNIQVSCVECSQRQGRIAASYGNAVCIFEPLGINSHKRNCQLKCQWLKTGQFFLSSMTYNLAWDPQGNRLLTATDFLQLWAPPSSSILEEDEDADPDNQIKDDKVLPALNDWKCVWQCKTAVSVHLMAWSPDGEYFATAGKDDCLLKVWYPMTGWKSSLLPQENEEKKKCSGVVHFSFVYLAHPRAVTGFSWRNISKYMPRGLVCNVLLTSCLDGICRLWAETLLPEDTLLGEQICETSTSSISSTISQSGKQKDKIQHALETIHHLKNMRKGQRRSSVLVTHTDVLPDQQGTHEVQRHISHHANALGHFHIAASINPNTDIPSVLAGTAFNIDEGNGGFVVHWLNNKEFNFTSSIEVFMQHLRKISEQQLEQDFDAEVEEEEEMEEKERGLHMKLDHDLSIDRESETGTGTGSSEHEDGEREGSPKTSLLAGPRMPLPTVLLDRKIELLLTEWNRNPDMLFTIHPIDGTFLVWHVKYLDEYTPGIFRQVQVSFSSRIPVAFPSGDASSLSKNIMMYACPVFVKDNSNAVHQKTMDFPDKTLANKGPSFAQDSANVNIISPIVMMISKHIDGSLNQWAVTFADKSAFTTVLTVSHKFRYCGHRFHLNDLACHSVLPLLLTSSHHNALLTPESDSSWDSDRINRIMDPIKHVKGTSRQQLKNAATRTFHDPNAIYSELILWRVDPIGPLSYTGGVSELARINSLHTSAFSNVAWLPTLIPSYCLGTYCNSASACFVASDGKNLRLYQAVVDARKLLDELSDPESSKLIGEVFNIVSQQSTARPGCIIELDAITNKCGSNTQLLHVFQEDFILGYKPHKEDVEGKETEIFFQPSQGYRPPPFSEKFYLVVIEKDSNGCSVLQMWHLHLKSVQACLAKPTEGTSSENKLSVPEQKTVDSSPDISPGISPIPRSSSIANLQTASKLILSSRLVYSQPLDLPVGVEVIRATPSAGHLSSSSIYPVCLAPYLIVTSCSDNRVRFWRCTVETDLNSKNEERETYHWRKWPLMNDEGEDNSSTVSIVGRPVAVSCSYTGRLAVAYKQPIQHNGFVSKEFSMHVCILECESTGGSEWVLEQTIHLDDLVKVGSVLDSRVSVDSNLFVYSKSDAFLNKDKYLVPSIKHLVHLDWVSKEDGSHILTVGVGANIFMYGRLSGIVTDQTSSKEGVAVITLPLGGSIKQGIKSKWVLLRSIDLVSSVDGTPSLPVSLSWVRDGILVVGMDCEMHVYAQWKHAVKFGDGESDVFTTEDSATQDPLKTSLIAKKTSVIDGAGIVDDVFGTPTVIQDGGLFEAAHVLSPTLPQYHPTQLLELMDLGKVRRAKAILSHLVKCIAGEVAIVKDTEAGEGTGPKRHLSRTISVSGSTAKDTITAGKDGTRDYTEIDSIPPLPLYALLAADQDATYVSEETSKIPQGSEDHAKRKTEDQYSDLFQIQPVTTDDFIDFEPEKREGKSKVINLSQYGPTYFGREHASVLSSHLMHSSLPGLTRLEQMFLVALADTVATTSTELDENRDKNYSGRDTLDECGLRYLLAMRLHTCLLTSLPPLYRVQLLHQGLSTCHFAWAFHSEAEEELINMIPAIQKGDPQWSELRAMGIGWWVRNINTLRRCIEKVAKASFQRNNDALDAALFYLAMKKKAVVWGLFRSQHDEKMTAFFSHNFSEDRWRKAALKNAFALLGKQRFEQSAAFFLLAGSLKDAIEVCLEKMEDIQLAMVIARLYESEFETSVTYTSILYEKILGCHKDGAGFSCTKLHSDPFLRSIAYWIMKDYTRALDTLLEQTPKDDDENPVIVKSCNPVVFSFYNYLRTHPLLIRRYFSSPEGTLATLGLKTEKSFVDKINLIERKLFFTTANAHFKVGCPVLALEVLSKIPKVRKKSTIAAEKNSSSPPIQAGVSDSKALMDGAGSGDIDWSKPISTSFALDNTVESSAQFDWSQPAVKFDDEPLTLDWGEDKNESDEEDKDVGIIMKNSKSGSKNGEDDERTSDTNIPQTPHGEISDAGATEVDVIAEQLKFRACLKILMTELRTLATGYEVDGGKLRFQLYNWLEKEIAAMHEICNHDAGGKDYCKTYTKVNGDLLDHDDIMDKPDIGSYERHQIERRRLQAKREHAERRKWWLQKNQALLRVFLSYCSLHGAQGGGLASVRMELKFLLQESQQETTVKQLQSPLPLPTTLPLLSASIASTKTVIANPVLYLNNHIHDILYTIVQMKSPPHPNIEDVKVYTLHSLAASLSASIYQALCDSHSYSSQTEANQFTGMVYQGLLLSDRRRLRTESIEEHATPNSSPAQWPGVSSLINLLSSAQDEDQPKLNILLCEAVVAVYLSLLIHALATNSCNELFRLAAHPLNSRMWAAVFGGGVKLLVKPRRQSENIPAPPLPSEEMDKHRRRFNMRMLVPGRPVKDSTVPPPVPAERPSYKEKFIPPELSMWDYFMAKPFLPLSDSGVIYDSDESIHSDEEDDDAFLSDVQIQEHKDANSYSWALLHLTMVKLVLHNVKNFFPIAGLEFTDLPVTSPLGIAVIKNLEHWEQILQDRMDQFEGPPPNYINTYPSDLGVGAGPAILRNKAMIEPENTPFKSKDYSALPAKRLWHFLVKQELLQETFIRYIFTKKRKQSESVEDRVEQVKQNCVAEDHKNKVEADLGYPGGKAKIIHKESDMIMAFAVNKANSNEIVLASTHDVQELDISALLAAQSFIWIGEEYDRESKSSDDIDFRGSTTTLTQSTAPSFGVNQIQPSPSMPWLGSGQTSTGAGVLIKRNLNNVKRMASHPVHQYYLTGAQDGSVRMFEWTRPQQLVCFRQAGNARVTRMYFNSQGNKCGVADGEGFLSIWQVNQTTSNPKPYLKCVSLGHFGFIW, encoded by the exons gcataTGGCTCTGGTTGTGACATTGTTATTCTGGCAAATGACTTTGAATGTGTACAAATTATTCCTGGTGCTAAACATGGAAACATCCAGGTCAGTTGTGTGGAGTGCTCTCAACGACAAGGCAGG attgCAGCATCATATGgaaatgctgtttgcatttttGAACCGCTTGGTATAAATTCTCATAAAAGAAATTGT CAACTGAAGTGTCAGTGGCTTAAAACTGGGCAATTCTTCCTCAGTTCTATGACTTACAACCTGGCATGGGATCCTCAAG GTAACAGGCTGCTGACAGCAACTGACTTTTTGCAATTGTGGGCCCCTCCATCTAGTAGCATTCTAGAAGAAGATGAAGATGCTGATCCTGACAATCAGATCAAAGATGATAAAGTTCTCCCAGCTCTAAATGACTGGAAATGTGTCTGGCAGTGCAA GACTGCAGTATCAGTACATTTAATGGCATGGTCTCCTGATGGTGAATACTTTGCAACAGCTGGGAAG GATGACTGCCTCTTAAAGGTTTGGTATCCTATGACTGGTTGGAAGTCATCTCTTCTGCCCcaagagaatgaagaaaagaaaaaatgttctgggGTTGTCCACTTCTCATTTGTTTATTTGGCGCATCCTCGAGCAGTGACAGGATTTTCATGGCGTAACATTAGCAAATACATGCCCAG GGGTTTGGTCTGTAATGTGTTACTCACATCATGTCTTGACGGCATCTGTCGGTTGTGGGCAGAAACATTGTTACCAGAAGATACTCTTCTCGGTGAGCAGATCTGTGAAACTAGCACTTCCAGCATTAGCAGCACCATATCTcaatctggaaagcaaaaggacAAAATACAACATGCACTAGAG ACAATTCACCAtttgaaaaatatgagaaaaggACAAAGGAGATCTTCAGTTCTTGTTACCCACACAGATGTATTGCCAGATCAACAGGGTACTCATGAAGTTCAGCGTCACATTTCACATCACGCAAATGCGCTTGGTCACTTCCATATAGCAGCAAGCATCAACCCTAATACAG ATATTCCATCAGTCTTGGCTGGAACAGCTTTTAATATAGATGAAGGAAATGGAGGCTTCGTTGTTCACTGGTTGAataataaagaatttaattttacatCCTCTATTGAAGTATTTATGCAGCATCTGAGAAAAATTTCTGAACAACAACTAGAACAAGATTTTGATGCTGAggttgaagaggaagaagaaatggaagaaaaagagagaggtttACATATGAAACTAGACCATG ACTTGTCTATAGACAGAGAATCAGAGACAGGGACTGGTACAGGCTCTTCAGAACATGAAGACggagaaagagagggaagccCCAAAACATCTCTACTAGCAGGCCCACGCATGCCTCTTCCAACGGTTTTGTTAGATCGGAAAATTGAGTTGCTCCTAACTGAATGGAACAGAAATCCAGATATGCTTTTTACTATCCATCCTATTGATGGTACCTTTTTGGTGTGGCATGTGAAATATTTAGATGAATATACACCAGGCATCTTTCGACAAGTTCAG gtttcattttcttctagGATTCCTGTTGCATTTCCATCAGGAGATGCTAGTTCCCTTAGCAAAAATATTATGATGTATGCGTGCCCTGTCTTTGTAAAAGATAATAGTAATGCTGTACATCAGAAGACAATGGACTTTCCAGATAAGACTCTAGCAAATAAAGGACCAAGCTTTGCCCAGGACAGTGCAAATGTGAATATAATTTCTCCCATAGTAATGATGATTTCCAAACATATAGATGGCTCTCTAAATCAGTGGGCAGTTACTTTTGCTGATAAATCAGCTTTCACTACTGTGCTAACTGTATCACATAAATTTAGGTACTGTGGTCACCGTTTTCATCTCAATGATCTAGCCTGCCATTCTGTTTTACCATTACTGCTAACATCATCTCATCATAATGCTCTATTAACTCCTGAATCAGACAGTTCCTGGGATTCTGACAGGATAAACAGAATAATGGATCCTATTAAACATGTGAAAGGTACTTCTAGGCAGCAACTTAAAAATGCAGCAACCCGTACATTCCATGACCCAAATGCAATCTATAGTGAGCTGATTCTGTGGCGCGTAGACCCTATAGGACCTTTATCATACACTGGAGGAGTATCTGAATTGGCTCGAATTAACTCTCTTCATACCTCCGCTTTCTCTAACGTAGCCTGGCTTCCAACACTTATTCCCAGCTATTGCCTTG GTACGTACTGCAACTCTGCTAGTGCTTGCTTTGTTGCATCTGATGGCAAAAACCTGAGACTCTATCAAGCTGTTGTAGATGCACGAAAACTTCTAGATGAATTATCTGACCCCGAATCATCT aAACTTATTGGGGAAGTGTTTAACATTGTGAGCCAACAATCTACTGCTCGACCAGGATGCATTATTGAACTCGATGCAATAACTAACAAA TGTGGCTCAAACACACAATTGCTTCATGTCTTTCAAGAAGACTTCATTTTGGGATACAAACCACATAAGGAAGatgtggaagggaaggaaacagagatATTTTTCCAGCCATCACAAG GGTATCGTCCACCACCTTTCTCAGAGAAGTTCTACCTAGTAGTAATTGAAAAAGATAGTAATGGCTGCTCTGTTCTTCAGATGTGGCATCTTCATCTCAAATCTGTGCAAGCCTGTTTAG cAAAACCAACTGAAGGTACTTCATCAGAGAATAAGCTTAGTGTACCTGAGCAAAAGACTGTCGATTCTTCTCCAGATATATCACCTGGCATAAGTCCCATTCCACGATCTTCATCAATTGCTAATCTTCAGACTGCTAGTAAACTCATTCTGAGCTCCAGACTTGTGTATAGCCAACCTCTGGATCTTCCTGTTGGTGTAGAAGTAATAAGAGCAACTCCTTCAGCAG GTCACCTGAGTTCTTCATCAATATACCCAGTCTGCCTTGCACCTTATTTGATAGTAACATCATGTTCAGACAACAGAGTGCGGTTCTGGAGATGTACTGTAGAGACAGACctaaacagcaaaaatgaagaaagggaaaCATATCATTGGAGAAAATGGCCTTTAATGAATGATGAAGGAGAAGACAACAGCAGTACAGTGAGCATAGTAGGAAGGCCAGTTGCTGTTAGCTGTTCTTACACAGGACGTCTTGCAGTAGCATACAAACAACCCATACAGCATAatggttttgtttccaaagaattTTCCATGCATGTTTGTATACTTGAATGTGAGTCTACAGGAGGATCAGAATGGGTTTTGGAACAGACAATTCATCTGGATGATTTAGTTAAGGTTGGAAGTGTACTGGATTCAAGGGTCAGTGTAGATagtaatttatttgtttacagtAAATCAGATGCTTTTTTGAATAAAGACAAATACCTGGTGCCCAGTATCAAGCATTTGGTGCATTTGGACTGGGTATCAAAAGAAGATGGTTCACATATATTGACAGTTGGAGTTGGTGCCAACATCTTCATGTACGGAAGACTCTCGGGAATTGTAACAGATCAAACCAGCAGCAAAGAAGGAGTAGCTGTCATTACTTTACCACTAGGTGGTAGCATAAAACAAGGTATAAAGTCAAAGTGGGTGTTGCTTAGATCGATTGATTTGGTATCGTCTGTAGATGGCACTCCTTCACTGCCTGTTTCCTTGTCCTGGGTGCGAGATGGTATACTGGTAGTGGGAATGGACTGTGAAATGCATGTTTATGCCCAGTGGAAACACGCTGTCAAGTTTGGTGATGGAGAAAGTGATGTTTTTACTACTGAAGACTCAGCAACACAAGATCCGCTCAAAACAAGCTTGATAGCGAAGAAGACCAGTGTAATTGATGGGGCAGGTATTGTGGATGATGTTTTTGGCACTCCAACTGTAATTCAAGATGGTGGCCTTTTTGAAGCTGCTCATGTTCTTTCACCTACTCTACCCCAGTATCATCCAACCCAGTTATTAGAACTTATGGATTTAGGTAAAGTTCGCCGAGCTAAAGCCATTCTATCGCATTTAGTTAAATGTATTGCAGGAGAAGTTGCAATAGTTAAAGAcacagaagctggagaaggaactGGTCCTAAACGCCATCTTTCTCGCACCATTAGTGTAAGTGGTAGTACTGCAAAGGATACCATCACAGCTGGAAAAGATGGTACTCGAGACTACACAGAGATAGACTCAATTCCCCCACTGCCACTGTATGCGCTGCTTGCTGCAGATCAAGATGCCACTTATGTTTCTGAAGAAACTTCTAAAATACCTCAGGGCTCTGAAGATCATGctaagagaaaaacagaggatCAGTACTCGGATCTATTCCAGATTCAGCCTGTTACAACTGATGACTTTATTGATTTCGAGCCTGAAAAGAGGGAGGGTAAATCCAAAGTTATTAATCTGTCACAGTACGGTCCAACTTACTTTGGCCGAGAACATGCTAGTGTCCTTTCAAGCCACCTGATgcactcaagtctgccaggcctcACTCGACTGGAGCAGATGTTCCTTGTAGCTTTGGCAGACACTGTGGCCACGACAAGCACTGAACTAGATGAGAACAGAGATAAGAATTACTCAG GAAGAGATACCTTAGATGAATGTGGCTTACGGTATTTGTTGGCTATGCGCTTGCACACCTGCCTTCTGACATCACTCCCACCTCTGTATCGAGTTCAGCTGCTTCACCAAG GCCTATCTACTTGCCATTTTGCATGGGCTTTTCATTCTGAGGCTGAGGAAGAGTTGATCAATATGATTCCTGCTATCCAGAAGGGAGACCCACAGTGGTCTGAATTAAGAGCTATGGGTATTGGTTGGTGGGTCAGGAATATCAACACACTCCGAAGATGCATTGAGAAG GTTGCAAAAGCTTCATTCCAGAGGAACAATGATGCCTTAGATGCTGCACTTTTTTACCTTGCTATGAAGAAAAAGGCAGTGGTGTGGGGTCTGTTTAG GTCCCAGCATGATGAAAAGATGACTGCCTTTTTCAGCCACAACTTCAGTGAAGATAGATGGCgcaaagctgctttaaaaaacgCTTTTGCTTTGTTGGGAAAACAACGCTTTGAACAATCAGCTGCGTTTTTCTTGCTAGCAGGTTCACTGAAAGATGCTATAGAG GTGTGCCTTGAGAAAATGGAAGACATCCAGTTGGCTATGGTTATTGCTCGTTTATATGAATCAGAGTTTGAAACCTCTGTCACATACACCTCCATTCTTTATGAAAAGATTTTGGGTTGCCATAAGGATGGAGCTGGGTTCAGCTGTACTAAATTGCATTCTGATCCATTTCTGAGAAGCATTGCATACTGGATAATGAAAGATTACACTAGAGCACTGGACACGTTATTGGAACAAACACCTAAAGATGATGATGAAAACCCAG TTATTGTCAAGTCGTGCAATCCTGTGGTATTCAGTTTTTACAATTATCTTCGGACCCACCCTTTGCTCATCCGAAGATACTTCAGCTCACCAGAAGGGACTTTGGCCACCTTAGGCCTAAAAACTGAGAAAAGCTTTGTTGATAAAATTAATcttatagaaagaaaattattcttcactACTGCAAATGCTCACTTTAAAGTGGGATGCCCTGTACTAGCTCTTGAAGTCCTTTCCAAAAttccaaaagtaagaaaaaagtcTACCATAGCTGCAGAGAAAAATTCATCTAGTCCTCCAATACAGGCTGGTGTTTCAGATTCTAAAGCCCTAATGGATGGTGCTGGAAGTGGTGATATAGACTGGTCAAAGCCAATTTCAACTTCCTTTGCTTTGGATAATACTGTTGAATCTTCAGCACAATTTGACTGGAGTCAACCAGCAGTAAAATTTGATGATGAGCCCCTCACTCTTGATTGGGGTGAAGACAAAAATGAGTCAGACGAAGAGGACAAGGATGTTGGTATAATTATGAAAAACTCAAAATCTGGTTCTAAGAATGGAGAAGATGATGAGAGAACCTCAGACACCAACATCCCACAAACACCACATGGGGAGATTTCTGATGCAGGAGCCACTGAGGTTGATGTTATTGCTGAACAACTGAAGTTCAGAGCCTGTTTGAAGATCCTTATGACTGAATTGAGGACTTTGGCTACAGGTTATGAAGTAGATGGAGGAAAGCTCAGGTTTCAGCTGTACAACTGGCTTGAAAAAGAGATTGCTGCTATGCATGAAATATGCAACCATGACGCAGGGGGCAAAGACTATTGTAAAACATATACCAAAGTAAATGGGGATCTACTTGATCACGACGATATTATGGATAAGCCAGACATTGGTTCTTATGAACGGCACCAGATAGAAAGACGTAGGTTACAAGCAAAACGAGAACATGCTGAAAGACGAAAGTGGTGGCTGCAGAAGAACCAAGCTCTTCTAAGAGTTTTTCTAAGTTATTGTAGTCTTCATGGGGCACAAGGTGGTGGTTTAGCATCTGTAAGAATGGAGCTGAAGTTCTTGCTGCAAGAGTCACAGCAG gaaactACTGTAAAACAACTTCAGTCTCCACTTCCATTACCCACAACACTACCGTTGCTTTCTGCAAGCATAGCGTCCACAAAAACCGTGATAGCTAATCCTGTGCTGTATTTAAACAACCACATCCATGATATTCTTTACACTATTGTGCAGATGAAATCACCACCACATCCTAATATTGAAGATGTCAAG GTGTACACACTTCATTCTTTAGCAGCTTCACTTTCTGCATCCATTTATCAAGCACTATGTGACAGCCACAGCTACAG cAGTCAAACAGAAGCAAATCAGTTTACAGGGATGGTTTATCAAGGACTGCTTTTGAGTGATCGACGCAGACTGAGGACAGAAAGTATTGAAGAGCACGCAACTCCAAACTCTTCTCCTGCTCAGTGGCCTG gTGTGAGCTCACTTATAAATCTCTTAAGTTCAGCTCAGGATGAAGATCAACCAAAGTTAAACATCCTACTTTGTGAAGCTGTTGTAGCTGTCTACCTGAGTCTCCTTATACACGCCCTTGCAACCAATTCATGTAATGAATTATTTCGACTAGCAGCCCACCCTTTGAACAGTCGAATGTGGGCTGCTGTTTTTGGCGGAGGAGTGAAACTTCTTGTAAAACCTCGAAGGCAGTCAGAAAATATTCCAG CACCACCTCTTCCATCAGAAGAAATGGATAAACATCGCCGTCGGTTTAATATGAGAATGCTAGTTCCAGGAAGACCAGTAAAAGATAGCACTGTACCGCCACCTGTACCTGCAGAAAGACCTTCTTACAAAGAAAAGTTTATCCCTCCAGAACTCAGCATGTGGGACTATTTTATGGCAAAg CCATTTCTTCCTTTATCAGATAGCGGTGTTATATATGATTCCGATGAAAGCATTCACAGtgatgaggaagatgatgatgcTTTCCTCTCTGATGTACAGATCCAGGAACACAAAGATGCCAATTCTTACAG CTGGGCTCTTCTGCATCTGACAATGGTAAAATTAGTTCTGCACAATGTTAAGAACTTCTTTCCCATTGCTGGTCTGGAATTCACTG aTCTGCCTGTAACATCACCATTGGGCATTGCTGTAATAAAAAATTTGGAACACTGGGAACAGATTCTTCAAGATAGAATGGACCAGTTTGAAGGCCCGCCACCAAACTACATCAATACTTATCCTAGTGACCTTGGCGTAGGTGCAGGACCAGCTATTCTCCGCAATAAAGCAATGATTGAACCTGAAAACACACCATTcaa ATCAAAGGATTATTCAGCTCTTCCAGCAAAAAGGCTTTGGCATTTTCTTGTGAAGCAAGAACTTCTTCAGGAGACTTTCATAAGATAcatattcacaaagaaaagaaagcaaagtgag TCTGTAGAAGATCGTGTGGAGCAGGTCAAACAAAACTGCGTAGCAGAAGATCACAAAAACAAG GTTGAAGCAGATCTTGGCTAccctggaggaaaagcaaaaatcattCACAAAGAATCAGATATGATAATGGCATTTGCAGTTAATAAG GCAAACAGCAATGAAATTGTTTTGGCATCTACACATGATGTTCAAGAACTTGATATTTCAGCTCTACTGGCTGCTCAGTCATTTATATGGATCGGAGAAGAATATGACAGAGAGTCTAAAAG